One Vigna unguiculata cultivar IT97K-499-35 chromosome 7, ASM411807v1, whole genome shotgun sequence genomic region harbors:
- the LOC114191575 gene encoding probable methyltransferase PMT3: MSRGRSDGSQKKRVIAYACGVAIFIGFLYVYQGSIFGSQNVSSSALEYGSKSLKRLGASYLGTDDASDSKQEDSSPRIGQGDAEDDIVPKSFPVCDDSHSELIPCLDRHLIYQLRLKLDLSLMEHYERHCPPPERRFNCLIPPPAGYKIPIKWPQSRDEVWKANIPHTHLAHEKSDQNWMIVKGEKIVFPGGGTHFHHGADKYIASIAKMLNFSQNILNNEGRLRTVLDVGCGVASFGAYLLSSDIIAMSLAPNDVHQNQIQFALERGIPAYLGVLGTKRLPYPSRSFELAHCSRCRIDWLQRDGILLLELDRLLRPGGYFAYSSPEAYAQDEEDRRIWREMSALVGRMCWRIAAKRDQTVIWQKPLTNECYMEREPGTRPPLCQSDDDPDAVWGVNMEACITPYSDRDNKAGGSGLVPWPMRLTTPPPRLADFGYSNEMFEKDTELWQGRVENYWNLVGPKMTPKMVRNVMDMNANMGSFAAALRSKDVWVMNVVPRDGPNTLKLIYDRGLIGSIHDWCEAYSTYPRTYDLLHAWNVFSDIDKKGCSPVDLLIEMDRLLRPTGFIFIRDKQVVIDFVKKYLTALHWEEVATADAGSDSDQDANEVILIVQKKLWLTSESFRNTE; the protein is encoded by the exons ATGTCGAGGGGAAGATCTGATGGATCGCAAAAGAAGCGTGTAATTGCTTATGCTTGTGGCGTGGCAATCTTTATCGGATTTCTGTATGTGTACCAAGGATCCATCTTTGGTTCTCAGAATGTTAGTTCATCTGCACTTGAATATGGCAGCAAGTCATTGAAAAGACTCGGGGCATCATATTTGGGTACAGATGATGCTTCTGATAGCAAGCAAGAGGATTCTTCACCAAGGATTGGGCAGGGAGATGCTGAGGATGATATTGTACCGAAGAGTTTCCCT gtTTGTGATGATAGTCATTCGGAGTTGATTCCCTGCTTAGACAGACACCTTATCTATCAATTGAGATTGAAGCTGGATCTTTCTTTGATGGAACATTACGAGAGACACTGTCCTCCTCCAGAGAGGAGATTCAATTGTTTGATTCCTCCTCCGGCAGGATACAAG ATCCCTATAAAGTGGCCACAGAGCAGAGATGAGGTATGGAAAGCAAACATACCACACACTCACCTTGCACATGAGAAGTCTGACCAGAACTGGATGATTGTAAAAGGTGAAAAGATAGTGTTTCCTGGAGGAGGGACACATTTTCACCATGGAGCTGACAAGTACATTGCATCAATTGCAAAA ATgctcaatttttcacaaaatattcTTAATAATGAAGGAAGACTGCGGACAGTTCTTGATGTTGGATGTGGTGTTGCGAGTTTTGGAGCTTATCTTCTTTCATCGGATATCATTGCAATGTCCTTGGCACCCAATGATGTGcatcaaaatcaaattcaatttgcTCTAGAGAGAGGAATTCCTGCATATCTTGGTGTCTTGGGAACCAAGAGACTCCCTTACCCTAGCAGATCTTTTGAACTTGCACATTGTTCTCGGTGCCGGATCGACTGGCTTCAGAGGGATGGAATACTACTCCTTGAGCTAGACCGGTTGCTTAGGCCAGGAGGTTACTTTGCATACTCATCTCCAGAAGCATATGCTCAGGATGAAGAGGATAGAAGGATATGGAGGGAAATGAGTGCCCTTGTGGGACGTATGTGTTGGAGAATTGCTGCAAAACGGGACCAGACTGTCATCTGGCAAAAACCTCTTACAAATGAATGTTATATGGAGAGAGAACCCGGCACTCGGCCTCCTCTTTGCCAGTCTGATGACGACCCAGATGCAGTTTGGGGAGTAAATATGGAAGCTTGCATCACACCTTACTCTGACC GTGACAACAAAGCCGGGGGTAGTGGATTAGTTCCATGGCCTATGAGACTGACCACTCCTCCTCCTAGATTAGCTGACTTTGGCTATTCAAATGAAATGTTTGAAAAGGATACG GAACTATGGCAAGGAAGAGTTGAGAATTACTGGAATCTGGTGGGTCCTAAAATGACACCAAAGATGGTGAGGAATGTGATGGACATGAATGCAAACATGGGTTCATTTGCAGCTGCTCTCAGAAGCAAGGATGTTTGGGTTATGAATGTTGTACCACGTGATGGACCAAACACGCTAAAGCTTATATATGACAGAGGCCTGATAGGATCTATCCATGACTG GTGTGAAGCATATTCAACATACCCCAGGACATATGATTTACTCCATGCATGGAATGTGTTTTCTGACATTGATAAGAAAGGGTGCAGTCCAGTGGATCTACTGATAGAGATGGATCGTCTATTGAGGCCTACTGGTTTCATCTTCATAAGGGACAAGCAAGTTGTGATTGATTTTGTGAAGAAGTACCTAACAGCATTGCACTGGGAAGAAGTTGCAACTGCAGATGCAGGTTCTGACTCTGACCAAGATGCCAATGAAGTGATTTTGATTGTCCAGAAGAAATTATGGCTCACCAGTGAAAGCTTTAGGAATACAGAATAG
- the LOC114190011 gene encoding 60S ribosomal protein L7a-1-like, translating into MAPKKGVKAAVAAPKKKLGTIKEKVTNPLFEKRPKQFGIGGALPPKRDLTRFVKWPKTVQIQRKKRILKQRLKVPPALNQFTKTLDKNLATNLFKMLLKYRPEDKAEKKERLLKRAQAEADGKSVEAKKPIVVKYGLNHVTYLIEQNKAQLVVIAHDVDPIELVVWLPALCRKMEIPYCIVKGKARLGTVVHKKTASVLCLTTVKNEDKLEFSRILEAIKANFNDKYDEYRKKWGGGIMGSKSQAKTRAKEKLIAKEAAQRMS; encoded by the exons ATG GCTCCGAAAAAAGGTGTGAAAGCTGCAGTAGCAGCACCGAAGAAGAAGCTAGGGACTATTAAG GAGAAAGTTACGAACCCGTTGTTCGAGAAGCGTCCGAAGCAGTTCGGGATCGGAGGGGCGTTGCCTCCGAAGCGGGACCTGACTCGGTTCGTGAAATGGCCGAAGACCGTTCAAATCCAACGCAAGAAACGCATCCTCAAGCAGAGGCTAAAGGTCCCTCCCGCACTCAATCAGTTCACCAAAACCCTCGACAAGAATCTCG CAACCAACCTATTCAAGATGCTGCTGAAGTACAGGCCTGAAGACAAAGCAGAGAAGAAGGAGCGTTTGTTGAAGAGGGCTCAGGCTGAGGCTGATGGGAAAAGTGTTGAAGCTAAGAAGCCTATTGTTGTCAAATATGGTCTCAATCATGTTACTTACCTTATTGAGCAG aataaaGCGCAACTTGTTGTGATTGCTCATGATGTGGACCCAATCGAGCTTGTGGTCTGGCTTCCGGCACTCTgcaggaagatggaaattccatACTGCATTGTCAAGGGCAAAGCACGCTTGGGAACg GTTGTCCACAAGAAAACGGCTTCAGTTTTGTGCTTGACAACTGTCAAGAATGAAGATAAATTGGAGTTCAGTAGAATACTAGAAGCTATTAAG GCTAACTTCAATGACAAGTATGATGAGTACAGAAAGAAGTGGGGTGGTGGAATCATGGGTTCCAAATCCCAAGCCAAGACCAGGGCCAAGGAGAAGCTCATTGCCAAAGAAGCGGCCCAAAGAATGTCCTAG